From Bradyrhizobium erythrophlei:
GCCTTCGATCAGCACCAGCGTGCCGCGTTGCCGAGCCCGTGCGCCGCTGTGCCGGGAGGCAACGACAAAGGCCAGCGCCAGCGGCACGAACACCAGACCGGCCTGCAACGGCGGAACGTGCAGCGCCTTCTGCATGAACATGGTCATCACCAGATAGAATGACAGGTTCGCGAGAAAGAAGAAGAAGGCGGCACACAGGCCACGCATGAACGCCGCGTCCGAAAGCAGCGCCAGATCGATCAGCGGCATACCGCCCTTGGCTGCGACCGATCGCTCGAGCCGCAGGAAGCCGGCAATGATGGCGACGCCCGCCGCCATCACCACCCATACCAGGGGCGACCAATTCACATCGTGGCCGAACAACAGCGGCCCGATCAGGCACAACAGGCCCGCAAACAGCACGATCGCGCCTGGTATATCGAGCCGCGTGCCGGCGCGCCGCGGCACCGACGGCATGATCTTCAATGCCGCGACGATGATGATGAGGCCGAAGGGCACGTTGACGAAGAACACCGTGCGCCAGCCGAAGCCCGCGATATCCAAGGTCACCAACACGCCGCCAAGCAGAAAACCGGCGGCGCCGGCGAGCCCCAGCACGATGCCGTAAATGCCGAAGGCGCGGCCGCGCGCGCCGTCCGAAAACAGCAGATGCAGGGTGGCGAGCACCTGGGGCACCATCAGCGCCGCGGTCGCACCTTGCGCCATCCGCGCCGTGATCAGTTCAAAGCCGGACTGCGCCAGTCCGCACCACAACGAAGTGACGGTGAAGCCGAGCACGCCGGCCAGGAATATAATCTTGGTGCCGTAGATATCCCCGAGCCGACCGCCGGTGACCACCAGCGTCGCATAGGCGATCAGATAGATCGCTATCACGGCCTCGATCTGGGCGTCACTCGCATGCAGCTCGACCGCGATGGTCGGGATCGCAACATTGACGACGAAGGCATCGACGCCGAACATGAACTGGGCGGCGACCACGATCGCAAGCACCGCCCAGCGGCGCGAGGAATCTAAATTGGCTGAAACAAGCTGATGCATGGGGGGAGCGGCCCGATCCGAAATCCGTTGCATGGATTGAGCATGTTCGGGTCATTCCCGCGATTACCTCCGGGGTAAGCATCGCCCGGGTGCTTGGCCCGATTGCTGCATGGAAAACGGTCCAAGGCCGCATTTTCAGGCAGCTTTTCAAGCGTTCGGACCGCCTTTCGATGTATGACTTTGACATGGTTGTGATCGGCTCCGGTCCTTCCGGTCGCCGCGCCGCGGTGCAATTCGCAAAACTCGGCAAATCGGTGCTGGTCGTCGAAAAAGGCCGGCGGGTGGGCGGCGTTTCCGTTCATACCGGCACTATCCCGTCCAAGACCCTGCGCGAGACCGTGCTCAATCTCTCGGGCTGGCGCGAGCGCGGCTTTTACGGCCGCTCCTATCGGGTCAAGCAGGATATCGGCGCCACCGACCTGATCGCGCGGCTGCAAAAGACCCTCGACCACGAAGTCGAAGTGCTCGAACATCAGTTCAGCCGCAACATGGTCAAGACCGCCTCGGGCGAGGGCCGTTTTCTCGGGCCGAACAAGATCGAGATCAATGCGGGCGGCGGCGAGACCCGCGTGGTGTCCGCCGCCCATATCCTGATCGCCTGCGGCACGCGGCCGTTCCGTCCCGATTATGTACCCTTCGACGGCAGATCCGTGTTCGACAGCGACGAGATCATCGACCTGCCGAAACTGCCGCGCAGCCTCGCCGTGATCGGCGCCGGCGTAATCGGCGTCGAATACGCGACCATCTTCTCGGCGCTCGACGTCGCGGTTACCCTGATCGAGCCGCGGCCGACTTTTCTCGATTTCATCGACAAGGAGCTGATCGAGGAATTCATGCATGAGCTGCGCGACCGCAATGTCGCGGTGCGGCTCGGCTCCGCCGTCAATTCGATTGAGCGCAGCGAAAGCGGAAGCATCGTCACAAAACTCTCCGATGGCCGCAACGTCACCACCGAGATGCTGCTGTTCGCCGCCGGCCGCGTCGGCGCCACCGACCGGCTCAATCTCGAAGCGGCCGGGATCGCGGTCGATCACCGCGGCCGCATCGCGGTCGACCCGGTGACCTTGCAAACCAGCGTGCCGCACATTTATGCCGCCGGCGACGTGATCGGCTTTCCCAGCCTCGCCTCGACCTCGATGGAGCAGGGACGGGTCGCGGCCTGCCATGCGCTGGGCATGGAGCCGATGGCGCCGCCGGAGTTCTTCCCTTACGGGATCTATTCGGTGCCGGAAATCTCCACCGCCGGATTGACCGAGGAAGAGGTGCGAACCCGCGGCATCCCCTATGAGGTCGGCGTGGCGCGTTTCCGCGAAACCTCGCGCGGCCACATCATGGGGCTCAACAGCGGCATGATGAAGATGATCTTCTCGACCAAGACAAGGAGGCTTTTGGGGGTGCACATCCTCGGCGAAGGCGCCACCGAACTGATCCATATCGGCCAGGCCGTGCTCAACCTCAAAGGCACCATCGACTATTTCATCCAGAACACCTTCAACTATCCGACGCTGGCGGAAGCCTACAAGATCGCCGGGCTGGATGCGTGGAACAGGATGAGCCGGTAAGGCCGGCGGGCGGCGTTGAGGGCATGCCCAATCACAGCGCTCCATCTGCGGCATCGAGCCGATGCCGCCTCAAATCGCCTTCAATTTTCGATAGGCGAACCACACCATCTTCAACAGCAGCCAGCCGTCGCGAAAGCGGGAGATCTGGGTCTCACCGAAGGTGCGCGCCTTGTAGTGGATCGGCGTCTCGATGATTTTCAAATTCTGCTTGGCGGCGCCGAAGATCAGGTCGAAATCGCCGAACGGATCGAAATTGCCGAAATAATCGCGCTCGCGCACCAGCACCTCGTAGTCTTTTCGCAGCAAGACCTTGGTGCCGCACAGCGTGTCGGTCAGCCTGGTGTTGACGAGGTAGCTGAACAGATAGGCGAAGCAGCGGTTGGCGATGAAATTAAGCGGACGCATCGCCTCGTCTTCCATCGGATAGACCAGACGGGTGCCGTTGACGAATTCGGCCTTCCCGGTCTCGATGATGGCGTGAAATTTCGGCAGCGCTTCCGGGGGCATGGTCAGGTCGGCGTCCAGGATCATCAGCACGTCGTTTGTCGCCGCGGCAAATCCCTTGCGGACGGCGTCACCCTTGCCCCTGCCGTCCTGCTTCAGGACCTTGATGTCCCAATTGTCCTTG
This genomic window contains:
- a CDS encoding MFS transporter, translating into MHQLVSANLDSSRRWAVLAIVVAAQFMFGVDAFVVNVAIPTIAVELHASDAQIEAVIAIYLIAYATLVVTGGRLGDIYGTKIIFLAGVLGFTVTSLWCGLAQSGFELITARMAQGATAALMVPQVLATLHLLFSDGARGRAFGIYGIVLGLAGAAGFLLGGVLVTLDIAGFGWRTVFFVNVPFGLIIIVAALKIMPSVPRRAGTRLDIPGAIVLFAGLLCLIGPLLFGHDVNWSPLVWVVMAAGVAIIAGFLRLERSVAAKGGMPLIDLALLSDAAFMRGLCAAFFFFLANLSFYLVMTMFMQKALHVPPLQAGLVFVPLALAFVVASRHSGARARQRGTLVLIEGCAVQVAGLAALTLTVALVDSPAAFVLAMALMIFGYGQGLVMAPLSSAVLSTVKPASAGSGSGMYGTTAQIANAAGVAAIGAAFFAIEAAASARLALFAAFVLFALSIMASAAFLSWMRRAAA
- the sthA gene encoding Si-specific NAD(P)(+) transhydrogenase, which gives rise to MYDFDMVVIGSGPSGRRAAVQFAKLGKSVLVVEKGRRVGGVSVHTGTIPSKTLRETVLNLSGWRERGFYGRSYRVKQDIGATDLIARLQKTLDHEVEVLEHQFSRNMVKTASGEGRFLGPNKIEINAGGGETRVVSAAHILIACGTRPFRPDYVPFDGRSVFDSDEIIDLPKLPRSLAVIGAGVIGVEYATIFSALDVAVTLIEPRPTFLDFIDKELIEEFMHELRDRNVAVRLGSAVNSIERSESGSIVTKLSDGRNVTTEMLLFAAGRVGATDRLNLEAAGIAVDHRGRIAVDPVTLQTSVPHIYAAGDVIGFPSLASTSMEQGRVAACHALGMEPMAPPEFFPYGIYSVPEISTAGLTEEEVRTRGIPYEVGVARFRETSRGHIMGLNSGMMKMIFSTKTRRLLGVHILGEGATELIHIGQAVLNLKGTIDYFIQNTFNYPTLAEAYKIAGLDAWNRMSR